The genomic segment CACGGCTGCTCCAAACTGCCAGTGAGATCACCCGATTTCAAGTTCATTGGTGCCATGTTGTACCCTACCACTTATCTCCAAACACATTCCGTGGCCCATTTCTTTGTTCAAAGTATTATCCTTTATAGTTCTAGGACCTGGATCAATAAAAAAAGGCTGGATTTTAAGATTCGGATTCGGTTTTATGTGAATCTCATCTCTTTCGTTGGATGGTCGGAGAAAAATTCCATTTTGCAGTTCTTCAGAACCGTCATCGCCGTTTAAGAGCACCTGCAATGTCGAGGTCGAAAAATAGACTTGgttaactcaataaaacttacatttAAGGCAGTATATCTGAATGAAAAAACCGTATCTGTATCATGAAAACTTTTACTGCAGTCAATCAAGATTTTAAGGAGGGGACGAGGGATCAGGTAGAACCCAGTATAATCGAGCCAGAGAGACTTCAAGTGTTTGAGTGGGCGAAACataacaaatttaaaaatcgACGCATGAAACCGAACATTTTTTATGAAGGGCAGTGGCTGCCTTTGGTTGGAGATTGTACTGACAAAGTTATCACCTTGCGGCCCAGCATATCGAATGTCATGATTACTTTACTACGCTTAGCTCGTTCAGCTTCTTCTACCTCCTCCCTTTTTTTCCTCAGAAGTTCTTTTTCCTGAGAACAAGCATAATGGATGTTAAAACTTGGATCAAATATCAACAGCACTTGCAAGGACTTCTTGATTTGTGCATGCACTTAAGATTACAGGAAAAATACCTCCAATGAGAGCCAGCTGTTCCCGTCAATCTCATAGTAATCACTTTGGTCATCTATAACTGTTGTCCGAGCTGCAGAGTCACGGTCATATTCAACAAGCCTCTTCGCAAACGCTTCTGCAGCCGCCTCTGCGTCTGTCATAGGTACACCAACTTCATCCAGATCGGCATATGTGCTTCCTTCCCTCAGCACAAGAGCACCACAAAAGTGACAAGGCCCTTCACCTTCTTGCTCACAGACTATCTTTCCACAAGATAAACAATTGCTTATCAACCTGTGCCGACGAGCTTGACAAGAACATGGCTTCCCTTTCTGATATACAATTGATCCTTTTGCAGCCTCTGCTAGAGAAACAACTTTTCCTGTCTTTTTCTTTTTGGAATTGCCTTGATGTTTAGTATGTATAGTTTGGGGTTCGAATGTCTCTTTCTTTAATAGAATGTCCTCACTTGTAGAAGCTATAGTTTCTTTCTGTGGTTTGTTCAGTTTTTTAGATGCAAAAACTGCACGCTCATCAGAACGTGGTTTGACATATGCATGTAAATTTGAAGTTGACGGAGATATGCTTGGATTGTATATATTTGATAAACCCCTCCGTTTTAAGTACTCTTCAGTTATGCTTTTTCCAGCTTCCTCGCCAACAATGTTCTAAAAAAAgttcccaaaaaaaaattaaaaaaaaattgcagaTTTCAGAAAGATGCTATAAGTCATGGAATGGTAAAGGTAAAAGGTATGAATTTCAACAAAGGGCGCAACTGAGCCAAGCTGTTAAAAGCTCGACTCGAGTTTAATTTTCACCAACTTAGAAATCTAACTCAAGTAGCTCGAGTATTCTCTGGAGCAAGCTCGAGCTCTGGTGTTTCAGGTTTGAGTACTCGCGTTTCTGTACTCATCAAGTACTTGAACTTTAGAATTATTTTTTTCCTTGTATCTGTTGAAAATACggataaaattatttatttaacccttaatgttatcattatttgaaaaattttaatattcggtttttaaaaattttaagtccTATTTCGTAAATAAAGTTTTTATCTTCGTGCTCAGCTTGAcctcacaagaaaaaaaatacTCAGTTGAGTTTGTGTTCTGTTTTTGTATCCAGTCTAGCAAATTACTCAGCTTGACTGCACCCTATTTTCAACTCTAAGATCCAAGTATCTGTTTTTCCGATTTCTAATGATGACGTAATGACTCGTAATAACACGTAAATGCAAAAATAAATCCTTTTGCATTATATAAGGTCCCATGTGTGAAATCAACCAAATCTTTAGATCATTGTGATTGCAGAAGTCGCGAGCATGTGGTAAACAAAGTCATAACATGACCAATTACGGAGATACAAAATAGAATGAGGTGAAACATTATTGTATTTATACAAGGATTTCTGAAGTaggaaaataatgaaaaaaaggATACATTTTTATTATATGGAACAAGCCCGCTTGAAGAGTAGTCACCCTGGATGATAATAGTCCAATCCTCAACATTTCATTATCATGCAAACATCATGTTTTATGAACAGGAAACAAGTAAATCAAAGCAAAATTTTACATTGCTACATTGACCCCTTCGTTTAATGTTAAATTTATAACACGTGTCAAGAAACAATTGAAAATACCGATGACTTCAATGGTCTAAATCATctgtaaaatttattattatataagcATGAATAGTCTTCTTAACTGTACAGCAAACTaacaaatttgatttttaagaCTAATGGTGATTCAATACTTTATACCATCATTAAAtcttttgagaaaaaaaatgaGAACTGTATGTTTTGTGACTTTGGGATTGAGCTCTTGTCCCCGATTCTTCAACAAGAAGTGTGTATTAACTTAAAGCTATCAATTAAAAGTGATATAATTGTCAGATAACTCATTCAGCGGAGTAGTTTTGGTATCTACTATATGCTATGGCATGGTTGTACAGTGTTTTCATACATTCCATTTGTCACAGGAGCAACTACAGCTGCATTACTTATCCAACAGACCAACGTACAAGATGATATCCACACAAGATGGAGctgaaaaatcattaaaaagTCAAGGAGACAATCAAAATGCACTAAATctggtgattttttttatagtgTTCTTAGATTAATCAGATGGATTCAGTTAATACATTTTGAGTTCAAAATCCACATTTCAGAAAAATCAGACgcaaactttaattttctattTCATTTGAGGCCAATCAGATTCCAAGAGAGATTGGTTGAGTTTCTCGAGCTTGTTAGATCAAACAACATTTACACGGCCATACATACAATAAAAAACACACCaaataataatcaaaattaTAGCAACAGAGTCACGAAAAAACAACACCAGAATGAAATTAATATGCAAATTAAGTAAATTTCGTACATCGAGGTATTCTTTAGCATCGAATGGAGCCGCCATCTCACAGTACGAAACGAGTCCTGATATGATTTCCCCGTCTAATTGCAGGCCGGTTTCCACCTTGTTGCAGAGTTCCATTAATGCCTTCTCCAACCACTGTCCCGAAGATTTCAACGCCATTCTCCCCCTCTCTATTCGGCTCTGCAAATGAATACGAAGCCTCGATTCTGAGGTACTACCGTTTTTTTATATCAGGTTAGGTCCGGTTCGGGTTCTGATTACAGTACGCGTCACCGGGTGCCACATCGATTCAGGTTTTAACGTGGAGAATAAAgtagtttttaaaaataataataatatgatacctataattttttaataattaaatcttagaagaaaaaaataaagatgaaaataaaaatatgatatatggGAGTTTAACTTCTTTGGGAATAAATTGATggaatatttttgaatttttgaaaaaagttTCACAAAAATCCCTAAAATTAGTTAGCATAAGAGGtttaagtttaattaattaatagtgTAAAATATATTGAGTATGTTCTTGTgaaatggtctcacgaatctttatctgtgagacaggtcaatcctactgatattcacaataaaaagtaatactcttagtataaaaagcaataatttttcatggatgacccaaataagagatccgtctcacaaaatatgacccgtgagaccgtctcacataagtttttgccaaataCATTTGAGTTGTAATCACTTTTTTCAATCGAATTGTGAATCAATCTAAGGGGAGTGTATTGGttatagacttttaatgacttttatggagtttaaaagtctagaggtattcaaactaaacttttatatactccataaaagtttagtggtattcaatgtaaatttttgtagaattttaaaaagtcatgtgatattcaaacttgacttttaaaaactctacaaaagtctataggtattcaaaatgtcaatagacttttaatgattctatggaattctattaagtacaagaattatagtctaaggtacaacaataaaatgtcaacaaaagtctttgattcaacctaaagatttggatgtacatttaattgagaaatctcccaaattcaatacaaactttcattcttttcttatctatttatttttctttttatttgtactttttaaaaacataattaaaaattaatttttttattaattattatataacattttatttttaattattttct from the Primulina tabacum isolate GXHZ01 chromosome 8, ASM2559414v2, whole genome shotgun sequence genome contains:
- the LOC142553254 gene encoding uncharacterized protein LOC142553254, whose amino-acid sequence is MALKSSGQWLEKALMELCNKVETGLQLDGEIISGLVSYCEMAAPFDAKEYLDNIVGEEAGKSITEEYLKRRGLSNIYNPSISPSTSNLHAYVKPRSDERAVFASKKLNKPQKETIASTSEDILLKKETFEPQTIHTKHQGNSKKKKTGKVVSLAEAAKGSIVYQKGKPCSCQARRHRLISNCLSCGKIVCEQEGEGPCHFCGALVLREGSTYADLDEVGVPMTDAEAAAEAFAKRLVEYDRDSAARTTVIDDQSDYYEIDGNSWLSLEEKELLRKKREEVEEAERAKRSKVIMTFDMLGRKVLLNGDDGSEELQNGIFLRPSNERDEIHIKPNPNLKIQPFFIDPGPRTIKDNTLNKEMGHGMCLEISGRVQHGTNELEIG